The stretch of DNA TAGTCCGCCGGGTCGAACCATTGTCGGCGCTCGACGAGATCGCGCTGCATGTACCCGATGAGCGCCACCGGGCCGCCGAAGCCAAGCGAGCCGAGATAGAGGAAGTAGCGAACGAGACCCCAGGTCGTACGGGGCTCCGTCATGGACGGTCTCCGATCGTGGCGTAGAGGCCATCGAACAAGGTCATGCCCAGGACCAGCGCTTCATGGTCGTCCTTGATCGCGCCGAGCAGACCGCGCAAGACCAGGTCCAGGCCGCGGGCCTCGTCGCGCGCGAATTTCTCGTCCTTCAGGTCGGCCTCGTGGACGATCTCGGCGAGGATCGCGAGCTTCCGGTCGCGCAGGCCGGTGCGTCGCAGCAGCGTCTCGAAGTGCAGTCGTCGCCCTGGTGGCCGAGATCGACCCCGGCCATGTCGAAGGGGATGGCATCAGCGGGCAGCTGGTCGGGTGGCGCAAAGGCGAATTCGGCGTCCGGGTCCACGAAGCGCTTGATGAGCCAGGCCGAGGCGATCCGGTCGACGTGCGGCCGCGGCCGCGTGACCCACCGCCGTCCCTTGAGCGCCGCCAGATCGAGCGGCGGCGCCGCGCCGGCCGGTCGGACGCGCGCGCTGGCAGTACGCTGTTCGACCGCCTCGCGCACGCGCTCGACCTCGCGGCGCCCGGAGGCCTCGAAGAAGTCGATCTCGGCCAGTCGGCCGAGCTCGCGGGAGAGCCGAGCGAGCTCGTCACCGAGACGTGGGCGCCGGCCCTTGAGGAGCTTGCGATAGCGGTCGGCGAGGGCGGCATAGTCCTCGTTGCGCACGTCCTGGAAGAGGCGGACGATCTCAGGCTGCTGCATGTTCTCCACTCGATCTACCCGGAGCAGGGTGGCGTCGCCACCGTCACGGTCGATCTCCTGGGCGAGCCACTGGAACTGTTCGTAGCAGTCTCCCCTGTCGGGCAGCAGATACGCGCCGCTCTTGAGGGCCACGGCACCGAGGGCGCGCAAGCGCCGCCAGGCGCGCACGCGGAGGCTCGAGGGCCGCGGCGGCAGGGTCAGCAACAGGATCAGCCACCCGTGCAACATGTGTTGCGATGTTACGTCGAGTGTTTCAGCTCGTCAAGCAAAGGGGAGCCCAGGTGGGGCATCCGTGGTTGACAGTCACACTCCTCACATGTTTAGTATATGAATCCCACAGGAGGTGCTGGGATGAACACCCTGGAGAGACTGCTGCAGGACGATCTGAACCGTCTCGTAGACCGCATCGCTGCTCGCATGAGTGCCGAGACTGGCACCGGGATGGCGGGTGAGCTGAAAGCCCGCATCGACCGATCCGAGGACCACCTGAGCGGACTCCGCACGGCCCTGCTCGACGGGTACGCCGAATGGGCGCGGGCGATCGAGGAGTGCGAGGACCTCTGGGTGCTGGCCGAGCTTCACCGGGAGACGGAGGAGGCTACGGAGCGCCGAAGAGCCGCTTGACCCAGCCGGGTCGCCGCGCCTCGGCCAGATAGCGCTCGGCGTCTTCGCGCTGATAGCGCTCCAGGCGCTGCCAGTAGTCGGGCAGGTGGCGGGCGAGGAAGACCTGGCCGGCCAGCAACCGGGCGGCCGGGTCCGCCATCGCGGCTTCAGCCTGCGTGAGGCGCGCGCGCTGGTCGTCGGGCAGGTCTGCCGAGAATTGCTCGCGCAGACGCGACAGCAGGGCGCCGCTGATGGTCTGGAACTCGGCGCGATCGGCGGCGCTCGTGCTCTCCGGCGCCGGCCGGCCGGTCTGCGCGCGAGCATCCACCATGAGCTTCAGCGCGGCCATCTCGAGCGCTTCCTCGATGCGCTCGCGCAGCTGGGCCTCGATGCGCTCCATGAGGCCGCGAGCGTCGCCGTGCTGGTGGGGGAACGCGCCGTGGTGCGGCCACTCGCTCACGACGGGCCGAGCATGCGATGCAGCCCGACCGCGAGGGGCTCGGGCTTGATGCCGAGGTCGGCGAAGAACCGCGAGGGATCGCCGACGCTCTCCTCCTCGAGCATGAGGAGCTGATCCGTGGAGACCGGGTAGAACGGCAGCCAGTCGAGCGCGCGGGTCATGACCTTGACCGGGCCGAGTGGCACGTGCATCTTCCGCACGCGCGTGCGGCCGAGGGCATGCCCGATCGCGTCGAGCAGGTCGACGAAGGCCACCGGCTGCGGCCCGGCCACGTCGTACGCCTGGCGCACGCCGACCGGCCCCCGCAGGACCCGCGCGAAGCCGTCGGCCACCTGCTCCACCGGAATCGGTTGAAGCCGATAGCGCCCGCTCCCCAGCACCGGAACGATCGGCGCGCGCTTGACCATGCGCGCGAGCATCGAGACGAAGGCGTCGCCGCGCCCGAAGATGATCGACGGGCGGAAGATGGTCCAGTCCAGGTCGCTTGCCCGTACCGCGTCCTCGGCCTCCCACTTCGTGCGGTGATAGCGGGCGCGCGCGTCGGGCCGGGTGCCCAGCGCGCTCATCTGCACGTAGCGCTTGATGCCGACGGCGCGGGCCAGCGCCACCATGTTGCGCGTGGCCTGCACGTGCAGCCGCTCGAAGGTGACGCCGCGGCGGCGCTGCTCCTCGATGATGCCGACCAGATTGACGAGCGCGGAGCAGCCCTCGACGCTCGGAGCCAGGCCGTCCGGCCTCATCACGTCGCCGGGCACGCGATCGATCGACTCGAATCCCTTCAGATCGTGCTCGGACCCGGGCCGCACGAGCAGCCGGACGAGAAATCCCTGCGCAAGAAGTGCGCGAACGACGCTCTTGCCGACGAACCCCGTGCCACCGGTAACGAACACCCGCTGCGCCACGGGCGAATCCTAGCACGGGGCCGCCCCATTTTCCGTCGGCGGCACCCGTGGTCAGCCCGTATCATGGGGCCATGCGGTTTTCGGCAGTCCTGCTCCTGTTCGTGCCGCTCGTGATGTCGATCTCCTCTCCGCTTCGGGCGCAGACCACCGGATGGACGCAGGCCGCGGACGATGCGGTCCGTGACTCGGTCGCCGCGTCCGAGGTGCCGGGCGCGGTGCTCCTCGTCGGCCAGGGCGATCAGATCCTCCACCGCAAGGTGCTCGGCTGGCGCGCCACCGTACCGGCGCCCGAGCTGATGACCGCCGACACCATCTTCGACATCGCCTCGCTCACCAAGGTCGTGGCGACGACGCCCTCGGTGCTGCGGCTGTGGGAGATGGGCAAGATCGATCTCAACCAGCCGCTCGGCCACTATCTGAAGGAGTTCAACACGCCCGCCTACCAGGACGTGACGGTGGCCCGGCTGCTCACCCATTCGGCGGGCTTGCCCGACCTGCCCTCGCGCGAGGCGATGACCCGCGGCTTCCCGAAGGCGGCGGAGCTGCAGGCCAAGGTCGGACTCTCGGTCCCGCCCGGCGGCACGTTCCTCTACAGCGACACCGGCTTCATCCTGCTGGGCGAGCTGGTGCGTCGCGTGAGCGGCCAGCCGCTCGACCGCTTCGCCCAGCGGCAGTTCTACACGCCGCTCGGCATGCGCGACACCGCGTTCGCCCCGCCGGTGTCGTGGCGCAAGCGCATCGCGCCCACCGAGGTGGTGAACGCGCACGGGCCGCTGCGTGGCGTCGTGCACGACGGCAACGCGCGGCTGCTCCACGGCGTGGCCGGGCACGCCGGCGTATTCTCGACCGCGGCCGATCTCTCGCGATTCTGCCGGATGCTGCTCAACGGGGGGCAGCTCGGCGGGCGGCGCTACCTGAAGGAAGCCACGGTGCGGGCCATGTTCTCGCCGCACGTGATCGGCGAGTCGACGCGGGGGCTGGGCTGGGACATCGCCTCGCCGTACTCGCGTACGCTGGGCGCCTACTTCCCCGCGGGCTCGGTCGGGCACACCGGTTACACCGGCACCGCGATCTGGATGGATCCGGCGAGCCAGGTGTACATGATCCTGCTCACCAATCGCGTGCACCCCTACGGCAAGGGGACCGTGGCGGAGCTGCGCCGACGCATCAGCGCGGCCGTCGGCACCCGGTTCGCTCCGCGCGAGGCGCCGCCGGTGGAGACCGCGACCGTGGAGACCCAGACGCCGGGGCCCGCGTCCGACCCGCCCGCGCGGCCGGAGGGCCCGACGGTGACGGGACTCGACCGGCTCGTCGCCGAGGACTTCGCGCTGCTGGCCGGGCGGACGATCGGGCTGATCACCAACCAGACCGGCATCGACGGTCAGGGTCGCCGGGGCGTGGACCTGCTGGCCGCCGCCCCGCAGGTCCGCCTGCGCGCGCTCTTCTCGCCCGAGCACGGCATCACCGGGCAGGTCGACGCCAACGTCCCGCACGGCCGAGACGCGGCCACCGGGCTGCCGATCTGGAGCCTGTACGGGCCGACGCGTCGTCCGTCGCCGGAGATGCTGAACGGCATCGACACGCTGGTCTTCGACATCCAGGACGTCGGCGTCCGCTACTACACGTACCTGACCACGCTGGTCTACGCCCTCGAGGAGGGCGGTCGACGCGGAATCCAGGTGGTGGTGCTCGACCGGCCGAATCCGATCACGGGCAGCGTCGTGGAAGGGCCGCTGATGGATCCCGACATGCGCTCATTCACGGCCCCGCACACGATTCCGGTGCGGACCGGGATGACCATCGGCGAGTTCGCCCAGATGGTAGTGGCCGAGCGGAAGCTGCCGGTCAAGCTGACGGTGGTGCCGCTCGACCGGTGGCAGCGCGGGCAGTGGTTCGACGAGACCGGCCTGCCGTGGGTGAATCCATCGCCCAACATCCGGACGCCTACACAGGCGCTGCTGTATTCCGGCGTGGGGCTGCTGGAGGCCACCAACCTGTCGGTCGGTCGCGGCACCGAGCTGCCGTTCGAGGTCGTCGGCGCTCCGTGGATCAGCGATCCCCAGGTGCTGGCCGACGCCATGAATGCCCGGGGTCTGGCCGGCGTGCAGTTCCAGCCGATCTTCTTCACCCCGACCTCGAGCGTCTACGCGGGACGCAGCGTCGGCGGCGTGCAGCTGAGCGTGACCGACCGCGATGCCATTCGCGCGGTCTCGGTGGGGCTGGCGCTGGGCCGTGAGCTGACCGAGCGCTACGGCGCCCAGTTCCACCCGGCTGCCATCCAGAACCTGCTGGTGAATCGCTCGACGATGTGGTCGTTCCTGCGGGGGGATCCCTTCGGGCGGCTGCTCGCCTGGGCCGACGCCGCCCACGCCTCGTTCCTGCAGCGACGGGCGTCCTACCTCCTCTACAAGTAGGCTACTTCCGCTCGATCACCCGCGCGGCCCGCACCGCGCCCAGCTTGCCCGCGTTGCCGCTGACCACCGTGATCGTGCCGGCATCGCCGTCGCTCACGTAGCGATCGCCCGGATTGCGGTCGAAGTACGTCAGCCAGTAGTCGAGATCCTTCTCGACGGCCTGGATGCGAGGCAGGTGCAGGGGATCGAAGCTCTTCGCGTGCGGGGAGGGGGCCGCCCCGCCGGCCACCATGAGGATGGCGTCATGCTTGTAGGCCATGGCCTTGGCTTCGCCCGAGACCGCCCAGCCGAGCTCCTTCGGATAGCTGCCCATGGGCAGCGCGAGGGTCCGGAAGCGGTAACCCGGCACGTGGCGCTGCACCCACTCCTGCGCGCCGGCCAACTGGTCGCGCACGACCGGCCCGGGATAGCGCCCGAGCTCGGCGTGCCAGAGCGAGTGATTGCCGATCTCGTAGCCCTGGCTCGCCAGGTACTGCAGCTTGCGGGTGGCGAGGTCGGGCTGGTTGAAGAGGCGATTGGGGGGATTGGCGCCGGGCAGCACGTAGAACGTCGCGGCGCGCCCGAAGCCCGGATGCTCGCGCGCGAACGCTTCCAGGATGCCGAGGCCGCACTCGGGATCGAGGACCCAGTCGGCGCCGCGCTGGATGTAGCGGAACTGGCCGGGCGACGAGTCGTCGAAGGTGAGGATCACCGGTGAGGTGCCCGCGGGCAGGGTCATCTTGCCGTCGAGATATTCGGTCAGGGCAACGAGGCGGTAGCCGCGCTCCCAGAGGCGGGTGAGATCGCGCTTGAAGTTCTCGGGGGTGCGGGTCCAGCGGCCCTCGGGATTGTCGATCTTGTGGTACTCGAGGATCATGACCCGGCCCAGCTCGTTGGGCTCGCGGGCCGGAGCCTGGGCGGAGGCCAGGACGGCGGCGCCCAGAGAGACGGCGACCAGGACGATCGCGAGCACGCGACGCACGGCTACGGCGACGACTTGGAGATGGCGGTGGTCTTCGGGCGAAGCGCCGCGCCGGTGTAGTCGTTCTTCGGGTTCCACAGCATCCAGCCGGCCGCGCCGCCGTCGTCGGCACCCTTGATCTGAGCGCGGATCTCGCCCTGGCCGAAGATGCGCTTGTCGAACGCGTAGTCCTTGAAGTCCTGCAGCCACGGCCGGACCTGCGCGCCCGGGTTCTGCGAGCGCTGGCGGGTGAGCCGCACGCTCTCCTTCACGATCTCGTAGGGATTCTGCACCGGGTTGCGGACGCCCGGGATGCCCAGGTGGTAGCCCGAGGGGTAGACCATCGGGCACATGTAGTCGAGGCTCACGGACAGCTCCTCGATCCGCTGCCCGATGTCCGTATCGTTGGTGTTGAAGGCGGTGTAGCCGAAGATGTCGGCGGCCAGGAACACGCCGGTCGGGCCCAGCTCGCGGCGCGCCTTGGCCAGGAAGCCGGCGATGGCGGGCAGCCGGGTCTGCGCGTTGTTGGGCTGCGAGTAGCGCGCGGCGGCCAGCTTGCCGTCGGTGGGGAAGCGCACGTAGTCGAACTGAATCTCGTCGAAGCCCTTGGCCGCGGCTTCCTTGGCCACCGCGATCAGGTAGTCCCAGTTCTCTTCGCGGAACGGGTCCACCCAGGCCAGGTTCTCGCGGTCGATCCACGGCTTCCCGGTGCGGGTGTCGATGATGGCGAGGTCGGGCCGCGCGTTCGCGCGGACGTTGTCCTTGAAGGCGACGATCCGGGCGATGGTGTAGATGCCCTGCGCCTTCCAGCCGGCGAGCTGCTCGTCGAAGTCCTTGATGATGACCGGCCCCTGCGCGCCCGCATCGAGCGCGGCCTGCACCTGGGTCCGGTAGGGGATCAGGCCGCGATCGCCCTTGACGTCGATGACGACCGCGTTCAGCTCGGTGCGGGCCACCAGGTCGAGCACCCGCTGCCGGATGCCCCGGTCGGCCACGCCGTAGTAGGTGAGATAGGCCGCCTTGATCGGATGCGCGGGGAGCTTCACGGTCACGTCGGTGTTCTCGGTCGTCAGCTTCTTGCGCTCATAACCGGGAGCCTTCACCCATACCGCGAAGCCGGCCTGGACCGGGGCGGTGGTGAAGCGCCCATCGGCGTCGGTGACGACCTCGACCCGACCCGCCCAGATGGAGGCGCCGCGAATCGGAGAGCCGGTGCCCGCATCGAGCACGCGCCCGCTGATCACCTTCGGCTCGCCCCGCGGCTCGGCCGGCGCGCTGACGGTCGGCGTCTGGGGTGCCGGCGTCGGGGCCTGCGCCTCCGGGGCCGGTGTCGCGGAGGGCTCGACGCCCGCCTCCGGCGACGGCTCGCCGGACACCGCGGCATCCCACGACAGGGCGGCGGCCAGGCGTGTGGACACGACCGCGTCCGGGAAGAGGAGGGCGCACTCGGCGAATCCGGCCAGCAGGGTCAAGAGCAGCAGCGAGGTCCAGGAGAGCGAGCGGGGCAGCGAGCTATCGTCCATTCGTCGGTCTCGAATATTCCTCGATGAGAGGTATGGGCCCAAGAGAAAAGTGAGCAACGACTGAAAGCGAGAGCAACCCGCTTGCCATCCCGACGTCGAGGCAAGTGACTGAAAAGGTGGTTTCCGATTTTCGGATACTCGCCGGCCGCGTCGGCCGGCTGACAAAAGTCCGCCAGGTGACGACGCAGATGGTCACCACCGCGGCGCCTCGCGAGTACAATGCCGCGCATGATCGATCCGACTGGCTTCGCCTGCGAAACCGCTCGTCGCCGCACCCTCAGCGTGAACGGCCTGGCTCTCCATGCGCTGGAGTGGGGCGAGCCCGGTCGCCCCGCGCTCTGCTTCCTCCACGGAGGCTCCGCGCACGCCCATTGGTTCGATGCCGTGGCGCCGACCTTCGTCCCCGACCATCACGTGCTGGCGCTCGATCAGCGCGGTCACGGAGCCAGTGAGTGGTCGCCGATCCCGGCCTACGCCACCGAGGACTTCACCGGTGACCTGGTCGGGGTAATGGACGCGATGGGCTGGGCGCGCATGACCGTGGCCGGGCATTCGATGGGCGGCCACAACGCGATGGCGTTCGCGGCCTGGCATCCCGAGCGGGTGGCCCGCCTGGTCGTCATCGACAGCCGCCCGTCGATTCCGGCCGAGCGGCTCCAGACCATGCACCGGCGGGGTGACCGGGGACCGATGCGGCACGCAACGCTGGAGTCGGCCCTTCGGAGCTTTCGCCTCCTGCCGAGGGAGACGGTGGCGGAGCCGCGGCTGCTCGAGCATCTCGCCCGCGAGGGCATCACCGAGCGCGAGGGCCGCTTCCTCTATCGCTTCGACCCGGCCTGCAACGGGCGCCGCCGACCGACCGACGGGTGGGCCCTCCTCGAGCGCATCACCGCGCCGACTCTCCTGGTGCGGGGCGAGCACTCCCCGATCTTGCCGGGCGACATGGCGGCCGCCATGATGCGGCGGCTGCCGCGGGCCCGGCTCGTCGAGATCCCCGGGACGTACCACCACCTCGTGCTGGACGCGCCCCTCGCGTTCGCGAAGGTGCTGCAGGCATTCCTGAGCGAGCCCGCGGCGGACGCCTGAGCCGGGGTTTGTTACTCTAGCGGGCCATGGGTCTCTACGCCGAGCTGCGGGGCTTCGTGCTGACGCATCGCGAGTGCGGAGTGCTACGCGGGGCGAGCAAGCCGCTCGAGGGGGGCGGCTTGCGGCTGGCCGTGATCTGTCCCTGCGGGGCGCGCTTCGCCCGGTCGGTCAGCCCGCACGACCCGGACGCCGCGCGGCTTCAGGAAGCGCTGGCCGCCTTCCAGGCCTGACCGCCCGGCCTATTCGCGGATCCAGCTCTCCGCGAGCGGGACTTCCGTGGCGCGCGTCGCCCGCGAGTCGGCGTCGTCCGCCGAGGGGGCGAGCCGCACGAGGGCCTCGATCTCGGATCGCCGGTACAGGCGCTGTCGCTTGATGCCCTGCCGGTAGCTCTTGAGCATGCCGCGGCTCACGTACGCATAGAGCGTCTCGCGCTTCACGCCCATCAGGGCGGCCGCCTCGTCCCCGCTCAGATATTCCTCGCCGTCCACCATCACCATGACGCTTTCCATGCTAGCAGCCCGCCGCCTGCCCCGTACGGCGATATCCTGCCCCGTCTATTCTAATCAATGTAAATCAAGTATAATCAACTCGGGAGGACCAAGCCATGGCGACGGCCTACAAGGACGGTCTGGAGGACGTGATCGCGGCGCGCTCGGCGATCTGCCGAGTGGACGGCGAGGCGGGACGGCTCTACTACCGCGGCTACGAGATCGCGGATCTCGCCGCGTCGGTCAGCTTCGAGGACACCACGCACCTGCTCTGGTTCGGCGAGCTGCCCACCGCCGCCGAGCGCGCCGTATTCGCGACGCGGATGGCCGAGGCGCGTCCGCTGCCGGCGCCGGTGCTGGAGATGCTGCGACGGTTGCCGCGCGACTGCCATCCGCTGGACGCGCTGCGCACCGCGGTGTCGCTGGCCGCCGCCTACGATCCCGACGTGCGCTCCAACGAGCCCGAGGCCAACCTGCGCAAGGCCTACCGGCTCATGAACCTGGTGCCCGCCGCGGTGGCGGCCTGGCAGCGCATCCGCACCGACCGCGAGCCGGAGGCTCCCCCACGCGACGGCTCCCACGCGGCCAGCTTCCTGACCATGCTCGACGGCAAGGAGCCGTCCGCCGAGGTGGCCCGCGTGCTCGACGTGATCCTCACCCTGCACGCCGACCACGAGTTCAACGCCTCCACCTTCGCGGCGCGGGTCGCGGTGGCCACCGTCGCGGATCTGCACTCGGCAGTGGTGGCCGCCATCTCGACCCTGAAAGGCCCGCGCCACGGCGGGGCCAACGAGGACGTGCTCGCCCTGCTGCTCGAGATCGGCGAGCCGGGGCGGGCCGAGGCGCTGGTCGAGTCGCGCATGGGGGCGCGCGCGTCCCTGTCCAAGCGCGATCGCGCCAATCCCCGCACGCGCATGCCCGGCTTCGGCCACCGCGTCTACAAGGTGGATGACGCACGGGCCCGGGTGCTCCGGGGCATGGCCAAGTCGATGGCCGAGGCCACCGGCCGTGGCAAGCTCTTCGAGGTGGCCGAGCGCCTCTACGACGCCATGAAGGCGCGGACGACGCTGCCGGTCAACGTGGACTTCTTCTCGGCGGTGGTCTACGACGCCCTCGGCATCCCGCCCGATTTCTGCACCTCGATCTTCGCGGTGGGACGGGTGGCGGGCTGGTGCGCGCACATCATGGAGCAGTACGCGGACAACCGGCTGATCCGGCCCCGGGCCGACTACGTCGGCGTGCCCGCGCGCCGGTTGCGCTAGATCGCGGCCGCGGCTCAGGGCCGGGTGGGGACGGGATCGCGCAGTCCCGCCTCGCTGAAGCCCTTGCGTCTCAGCAGGCAGGAGTCGCAGCGGCCGCACGCGCGCCCGTCCGGCTGAGGCTCATAGCAGGACCACGTGAGACCGAAGTCCACCCCCAGCTCGGTGCCCCGCCGGACGATCTGCGCCTTGCTCAGGTCGATCAACGGCGTGTGGATTCGCAGTCGCATCCGGCCCTCGACGCCGGCCCGGGTCGCCAGGTTGGCCAGGCGCTCGAAGGCCTCCGTGTACTCGGGTCGGCAATCCGGGTAACCCGAATAGTCGAGCGCGTTTACGCCGATGAAGATGTCACTCGACTCGAGCACTTCCGCCCAGGCCAGCGCGTGGCTCAGGAAGATGGTGTTGCGAGCGGGGACGTAGGTGACCGGGATGCCGGCGCTCATCTCGGATTCGCTGCGGGACTTGGGCACGGCGATGTCCGCGGTGAGGGCGGACCCGCCGATCGCGCGCAGGTCGAGACGCAGCACGAGATGCTGCTTGGCCCCAAGCGCGCCCGCGACCCGGCGGGCCGATTCGAGCTCGCGGTCGTGCCGCTGCCCGTAGTCGAACGACAGCGCGTAGCATTCGAAGCCCTCGTCCCGCGCGACGGCGAGGGCGGTGGCCGAGTCGAGCCCGCCCGAGAGGAGCACCACCGCGCGGGGGCTCGCCATCACACGCCTCGCCGGGCGCCCCAGATGAGGATGTGGAGCCGGGGCGAGAACCGGAAGCCGTGCGCCTTGCACGCCTCGACCAGCCAGGGGGTTCGCGCGGCCAGGTCCTCGGCCCGCAGCCCCTCGGGCTGCAGCAGCACGCGGTCGCGGGGCAGGGCGAAGCGCGCCGCGAGAGTCAGGACCTCGTCGACCTCCGCCGGCTCGCCGACCACGAACTTCCACCAGGCCTCGCGCATGAGGAGCGCGCCGATCGCGGCCGGATTGACGCGTCGGTCGTCCGCCACGCCCGAGCCGGCGAGCTTGACCGAGACGTTCCACTGGATGGCCTCCGGCGCCTCGTGCGGTGGCTCGAGCGTGCCCGACGTCTCGACCTCGACGGCGTAGCCATGCTCGGCCAGCGCGCTCGCCAGTGGCGCGAAGAGCGACGATTCGAGCGGCTCGCCGCCGGTGATGACGACGCGGCGACACGGGAAGGCGGCCACCTCGGCGAGCAGGCCGGGCAGGGTCACCTCGCGGCCGGCCGCCGGGTCCCACGAGTACTTCGTGTCACACCAGCGGCAGCCCACCGAGCATCCCTGCAGCCGGACGAAGACGGCAGGCAGTCCGGCGGTGGCTCCCTCACCCTGGATCGAGTAGAACGTCTCGGCGATACGTCCGACGGCGGTACCCATAAACCGTGGAAAATACTATCACCGCTTGCCGGGGCGGGGTCGGCCTCTGTTATCCGCGACCGCCCTCTGTTATCCAGGCCCGCCCTCTGCTATAACGGTTCGCAATCGGAAAGGAGGGTGCCATGGCGGACAACCTGACCGATTCCCTCAAGCACAACCGATTCCACGTCGTGTCGGTGGACAAGGCCGCGGGTACCCTGCGCGTGCGCGGAGAGGCCGAGGCGTGTACCGATCTCCTCTGCGGCGAGGCCCAGGTGGTGACCGACGAGGGGACCAGCACCGACCTCGAGCGCATCAACGCGGGCGACATCGTCGCCCTCGATCAGAAGGACGGCCGCGCCCATCAGATCCGAGTGGTCCGGCGCGTCTGGGAGGACTACTCGAGCCCCGAGTGGTAGCCCGGCCCGTCAGGCGATGCCGACGTGGACGGTGACGGTACCGAGCCCGAGTCGGCGATAGCGCACCCCACGCAGGCCGACCTTTTCCATGACCGCCGACAGCTCCGTGGGCGTCACGAACCGGTCCACCGATTGCGGCAGGTAGGTGTAGGCCTCGCGGTCGCCGCCGACCAGCTGACCCACCCACGGCACCACGTGGTGGAAGTAGAGGCGGAAGAGCGGGGCAAAGCCGGGGGCGCGCATCTGGGTGATCTCCAGCGCGACGACCCGCCCGCCCGGCCGGCTCACGCGCTTCATCTCACGCAGGCCTTGCTCGAGATCGGCCAGGTTGCGCAGCAGGAAGGCGCTGGTCACGCACGCGAACGTGCGGGTCTCGAAGGGCAGGGCGAGGGCGTCGGCGGCCATCAGGCGCACGCGCCGAGCTTCCTCGATCCCGCGCATCTTCTCGCGCGCGACCGCGAGCATGCCGAGGGCGAAGTCGGCCGCGACGACCACGCGATGGGGATGCACCTCGGCCAGGTCGAGGGCCAGGTCGCCGGTCCCGGTGGCCAGATCGAGCGCGGGGCCCTCGGGCGAGGCGATGGTCTGGCGGGCCGCGAACCGCCGCCAGGCGTGGTGCATGCCGAGCGTCATGAGCCCGTTCATCAGGTCGTAGCGCCGCGCGATGCGCGAGAACATCGCGCTGACGAAGCGGGCCTTCTCGGTGCCGTGCAGGGTCTCGGTCACCGCAGCCGGCCTCCGATCACCGAGAAGAAGAGGATCACCGCGATGTAGCCGTTGACGTTGAAGAAGGCGATGTCGAGCCGCGACAGATCGCCCGGGGAGACCAGCGAGTGCTCGTAGACGAGCAGCGCCGCGACCACCAGCACGCCGGCCCAGTACAGGAGTCCCAGGCCCATCATCCAGCCCAGCAGCGCGAACGCGGCGATGGTCAGCACGTGGCACACCCGCGCGGTGGTCAACGCGGCCGCGATGCCGAAGCGGGCGGGCACCGAGTGCAGCCCGTGGCGCCGGTCGAATTCCACGTCCTGGCAGGCGTAGATCAGATCGAAGCCGGCGATCCAGACGGTGAGCGCGAACCACAGCACGTAGACCGGGGGATCGAAGGCGGCGCGCACCGAGATCCAGCCGCCCGCGGCCGCGATCCCGTCGGTGAAGCCGAGGATCCAGTGCGAGAGCCAGGTGAACCGCTTGGTGTAGGAGTAGCCCACCAGGAACGACACGGCGAGCGGCGACAGCATCAGACAGAGCGGATTGAGCATCCAGGCCGAGAGCAGGAGCAAGCCCGCCGAGAGCGTCGCGGCCGTCGTG from Candidatus Methylomirabilota bacterium encodes:
- a CDS encoding UbiA-like polyprenyltransferase, producing FLDAIKFEHTVFALPFAYVAMVLAADGWPGWHVVIWVTLAMVGARTLAMSVNRLADRFIDAANPRTAQRHLPTGRLTPAQVTTAATLSAGLLLLSAWMLNPLCLMLSPLAVSFLVGYSYTKRFTWLSHWILGFTDGIAAAGGWISVRAAFDPPVYVLWFALTVWIAGFDLIYACQDVEFDRRHGLHSVPARFGIAAALTTARVCHVLTIAAFALLGWMMGLGLLYWAGVLVVAALLVYEHSLVSPGDLSRLDIAFFNVNGYIAVILFFSVIGGRLR